The following DNA comes from Streptococcus canis.
TTTTAGCAGGTCTTAATTCATTATTCTGGTTTGTTGGTATTCATGGCGGTAATACCGTAAATGCAATTATGAAGCCAACATGGATAGATAATTTATCATCAAATGTTTCTGCTTATCAAGCTGGAGAACCATTGAAAGAAATTTTTACTACACCATTTATGGATAACTTTGTCTATATCGGTGGTGGGGGTGCTACGATTGGTCTTGTACTATGTATCGCTTGGTATGCAAAAAGGAAAAATGGTAGTAAACAATCTAAAGTTTTAGCTCCTTTAACTGTTATACCAGGTTTCTTTAATATTAATGAACCAACAATGTTTGGACTTCCAGTGGTTATGAATGTATCATTACTTATTCCGTTTATTTTAGCTCCAATGGTTAATACAATAGTTGCATGGCTAGCAATGTCATCTGGACTTGTACCTTTAACTCGTGCTGAAGCCTCATGGACTATGCCACCAATCTTATCAGGCTTCCTAACTACTGGTAGTGTTATGGGATCACTACTACAAATTGTTTTAATTATCATTGACATAGCACTATATCTGCCGTTCTTTATGGCTATGGAAAAAGAATTTAAAAAACAAGAGAAAAGTGAGGAATAAATAATGGTAAAAAGATTTTTAAATTGTAATACTTCAGAGATGTTAGCGATGTCAGCAGCTGAATTAAAACAGAGCATAAAAGCTTCTGAAGGACGTATTATTCTCTCAGAGAATGTAGCACCTAGAGAGCCATATATTTCGGAATTTACCAATTCTGAGATGGCAAGAGCTTTTGGTGCTGATCTTATATTACTCAACTTGGTAGATGTTTTTGAACCTGATATTGCAGGCTTAGGAAATTATGAAGGTAATTTTGTTGACAGACTTCATTATTTGGTAGGGCGTCCAATTGGTATTAATTTAGAGCCAGTAGATGATGATGCAGAAATGATAGAAGAAAAATTGTCCATTTCAAAAGGACGACAGGCACGACTTGAGAGTATCAAGGAGATTGAAAAATTAGGTTTTGATTTTGTTTGTTTTACAGGAAATCCGGGTGCAGGTGTTACCAATAAGGCCATTCTTGAAGCTGTTTCCATTGCAAAAACAGAGTTTTCTGGTCTCATTTTTGCTGGGAAAATGCATGCAGCGGGAGTAGATGAAGCTGTTGTTGATTTGGAGGCAGTGAAATCTCTTGTAGAGGCTGGTGCGGATGTTGTTTTAGCACCGTCAATAGGGACGGTACCAGGGTTTACAGTTGGAGATTTAACATCAATTGTTAAAGTAGCGCATGAAGCTGGGGCATTAGTAATGACTGCTATTGGAACTAGTCAAGAGAGTTCTGAACCTGAAACTATCCGTTATATGGCACTTAAAAATAAAATGTGTGGCGTAGATATACAGCATATTGGAGACTCTGGATATGGTGGTTTAGCACCAGTTGAAAATATTTTTACAATGAGTAAAGCTATCCGTGGACAGCGTCACACTCTTGCAATGATTGGTAAATCAATTAATAGATAAGGGAAAAATAATGAGAACAATTTTATTAGCATGTGCTGCAGGTATGTCAACAAGTCTTCTAGTTTCAAAAATGGAAAAAGCAGCTCAAGAAAAGGATATTGTAGCTAAAATTTATGCTGTTTCTGTAGCGGAACTAGATAAAGAATTAGATAATAATACGATTGATATTGTATTACTAGGACCTCAAGTTCGTTATGAAGAAAATAATATGCGAACCAAATTAGAACCATATGGAATACCTTTAGCAGTAATTAATATGCAAGACTATGGCATGATGAATGGTGGTAAAGTTCTAGATACTGCTCTTTCACTTATAGAATAGGAGAAGAAAATGTCAGAAGAACAATTAGAAATTATCATGAGCTTAATCATAAATAGTGGTGAAGCTAAGAGTCTTTCAATGGAAGCTATTAACAATGCAAAGATTGGTCACTTTAGCGTAGCTGATGAAAAAATAGCATCAGCTCAGGAAACTCTAATTATAGCTCATCAAGCACAAACAAAATTACTTTCACAAGAAGCGGATGGCGAAGAGTTTTCATTAAGTTTACTGACTATTCATAGTCAAGATCATTTAATGACTTCAATGACATTTTTAGATCTTGCAAAAGAAATCGTTGATTTATATCGTTCAAAATAAGGATTTTGTGGCAAATAGCTAACTTTAAATAAAAAATGAACAAAACTAGCCTACTTCCTTTACGGAAGTAGGCTTTTGAGATAGAATAAATGATAGGAAAACGTTTCATTTTTATAAGGATTTCTATGTTATCAAAAAAACAATTAATACAAAGTCAAAAAATAGTGAATAGCTTATACCTTCATGGTCCAATGTCAAGAGCTGATTTAGCTAGATTACTTCATATTACTCCCGCAACAATTACAGAAATAACGGCTTATCTTATCTCTAAAAAGATTCTTTTTGAAGAAAATGGTGGGTTGAAAGATTTAAAGACTGGTAGAAAGAAAATCCCGTTACAAATTGTTGCCGATCATGCGTATTTTATCGGTGTTGAGATTAGTGAAGTGAAAATTGTTTGCTGTTTAACAGATAGTGTTGGTAGAGTTATTTCTTCTACAGTAATCACCCAAGATAGTAATTATTCTTTTCCGTTATCAGAGACTGATGTTTTGAAAATCATTGTTGATTTTATTGAGGTTAATAATGATTATGTTGTTAGGGCTATCGGAATTGCTATTCCAGGGCATTACGATAAAACGAAAGATATTATTTTATCCAATAGAGAGATATGGTCTCAGTTTCAAATTTCAAAAATTAAGAATAATATCCATATACCTGTTTATGTGAAAAATAATGTTAAATGTATGGCTTTAGCAAAACTTTATTATGATTCTTATAAAGATATCCTTAATTTTGTTTTTGTTAATCTTAAACGTGGTATATTCGCAGCTTATGTCTATCAAGGAGAGTTATACGGAGATAGTAATTATCTCGTTGGTGAAGTTGGTCACAGTGTTATGAATCCAAATGGTGAGCAGTGTGAGTGTGGAAAGGCTGGTTGTTTACAAACTTATTCCAGTTTATCATGGATTGTAAAAAAATCTAGGCTTGCTTATGAGTCAGGAAGAACTCAGTTTTTATCACATTTAGTTGATTCAGTTGATGATTTAACTATTGAACATATTATTCAGGCCTATCGTATGGGAGAAGAATTGATCTATCAAATTATAGATCAATCGGTTTTATACTTAGCTCAGTTAATTAATAACCTTTTAATTTTTGTAGATGTAGAGACCATCTATATTCATGGTAAACTCTTTGAAGAAGAACTAATAGCTGAAAAACTTAGAAAAAAACTAGAAGCCAGTAAGTCAATTATTGATGCTGATAGAAAAGTAAAACGTGTTATTCTTCCATACAAAGCCAATTTTGGAGCTCTTGGAGCATCAGCATTAGCATTGCGGCAAACGATATTGTCTAAGTAAATTTAGTTATTCCCAATTTGTAAAATTAAGCTAGACGTTTAAGGTGACTCAAAAAAACTTGATAAGGCGTTTGGTCATAGGAACTTAGATAAATAATAGGAGCATTTAGTTTAGTCTGATTGCTCCTTCAGACTGAAGACAAAGTCCTTAGAATTCTTATTCTAAGGGCTTTTTGTAATGTGAAGTGCTATAATAGAGATAGGAAAAAATGGGAGGAATGGCTATGTTTCACAAAGAAAATCCTAACGATAATCGAGGTTTAGTCGGTTTCTACAGCTTAGATGAGCTGGTTCCCAAAGACCATCTCCTGCGTCAGATTGAAGAGACTGTTGACTTCTCCTTCATCTATGACTTGGTGGAGGATAGCTACTGTCCTGACAATGGCAGACCTAGTCTGGACCCTGTTCTTCTGATTAAAATTCCCATTATTCAAACCCTGTTTGGCATTCGCTCCATGCGTCAAACGATCAAGGACATCGAGGTCAATGTGGCCTATCGCTGGTTTCTTGGGCTAACCTTGGAAGATAAGGTTCCTCACTTCACGACCTAGGGGAAAAATGTGACTAGACGCTTTCAGGACAAGAAGGTTATTGAAGCTATCTTCAGTCATATCCTAGCCTTGTCTATCAACGCAGGCCTAATAGACCCAGTCGAGATTTTTGTGGATGGCACCCACATCAAGGCCAACGCTAATGGTCGCAAGTATATCAACCAGGAAGTTGACCAACAAGCCAAGTTTATGAGTGACCAGTTAGAAAAAGAGATTGAGAAGGACAGGAGAAAGTATGACAAAAAGTCGCTAAGGCCCGCAAAAGCAAGTAAGCCACGGGCTAAGAAAATCTCTACCACTGACCCTGAGAGTGGTTGGTTTCATAAAGGAGACCATAAGGAAGTTTTCGCTTACACCGCACAAGTCGCCTGTGATAAATACGGTTGGGCTTTGGGCTACTCTGTTCATGCAGGAAATGTCCATGATAGCCAAGCCTTTTCAAAGCTCTTTGCGCAGATTAAAGATTTTCAACCAACTTACCTGATTGCGGACTCTGGCTACAAGACGCCAGCTATTGTCTGTTTTCTCCTCCAAGAAGACATTACACCTGTATTTCCCTATACCCGACTCCGAGGCAAAAAGGGGAAACTTCGCCCTAAGGATTTCATCTATGATGACTATTATGATGTCTACCTTTGTCCTGAAAATCAGATTCTAACCTACCGCACAACCACCCGTGATGGTTACCGTGACTATAAGAGCACCCCTAAGATTTGTGCCACTTGTCCACTCTTATCCCTTTGTACCGAAAGGCGAGATCAGCAAAAGGTTGTCACTCGTCATGTCTGGAAGGATGCTTTGGAGGTTTGTGAGGATATTCGGCATCAGAGAGGGATGAAAGAGAGAGAGCAGAAACGGAAAGAGACCATTGAGCGACTCTTTGGGACAGCCAAGGAGTATCATAACCTCAGGTACACGAGACAGATTGGTAAGTCCAAGATGCAGGATAAGCTTGGGCTAGCGTTAGCCTGCATCAATCTCAAAAAATACACCAAAATCATGTCTAGGAAGGCCTTTTTATTTGGCTCAAATGAGCCACTTTCTCACATTTTTACTAGTTTAGAGAATGACAAAAGACAAACCCGAACAAAAAGCAGGGTTTCTCTGCGGTCTGGCCTTGATTTCAAGCCTTTTTTGAATTTTTGGGTGAAGTATCAATCAAACAATCTGAAGTGAGGTAGTTGGATTGATAGCGGTAAAGTATAAAATTTATTCCCACATACGCAGAGGGGGTGCAAAATGTTCTGACAGGTAGGGTATCTGTGGGAATAGTTTTGCCCCCACTTTTTTGATTTTCTGATATCACCAAGATGGTCGATAGAAGTGTGAGTTCTATATGTTGATACTACATATTTTAAAGTTAGTATTTTTAAATCAATAAGATAATATCCTTATTTTAACATTTAGAGAAAAGTAGTATAATAATAGAAAAGAAGAGAGTTCGTGGTTGTTAATAGATATAATCTTGTTTACAATCATAATATTTCTGAGAATAGTCACTGCCTTTGAAAAGCTTTATTCGTAAAAGGTATAGAAATATAATATTTTTTGAAGAGGTAAAGGAGAAAATAAGATCTGTTTAATTTAGGGTACTGATAAATCAGAATGGAGGTGATTTTTTTGCGAACATACGAAAATAAAGAAGAGCTGAAAAAAGAAATAAATAAAGCATTTGAGAAATATATTTCAGAATTTGATAATATTCCAGAAAATTTAAAGGACAAGAGAGTTGATGAAGTTGATAGAACTCCAGCAGAAAACCTTTCATATCAGGTTGGATGGACAAGCTTAGTTCTTAAATGGGAAGAAGATGAAAAAAAGGGACTTCAAGTAAAAACACCATCGGATGAATTTAAATGGAATCAGCTTGGTGAATTATATCAGTGGTTCACAGATACCTATGCTCATTTATCTTTGCAAGAGTTGAAAGCAAAATTAAATGAAAATATTAATTCTATCTATGCAATGATTGATTCGTTGAGTGAGGAAGAATTATTTGAACCGCATATGAGAAAGTGGGCTGACGAAGCGACTAAAACAGCGACTTGGGAGGTGTATAAGTTTATTCATGTAAATACGGTTGCACCTTTTGGAACTTTCCGAACTAAAATCAGAAAATGGAAGAAGGTAGTATTATAAACTATATTTTTAACTTTAAAAAAGTTCATAAAAATGGTCACCAAAGGCGATAGAAGAAAAAACTATCGTCTTTTTCTTTGCAAATTTATAAGGGAGGAGGTGAAGCAATGGACTTTGATTATTTCTATAACAGAGAAGCAGAACGATTTAACTTTCTGAAAGTGCCTGAAATATTGGTGGACGCAGAAGAATTTAAAGGACTGTCTGCGGAAGCAATTATCCTTTATTCCATGCTTTTAAAACGAACAGGAATGTCCTTTAAGAATAATTGGATAGATAAGGAAGAGTATATATCTACTTTACAGTCGAAGAAATTATGAAAAAACGAGGTATGTCCAAACCTACCGTTATAAAAACATTAGACGAGCTGGATGTCAAAAAAGGAATCGGACGAATTGAACGAGTAAGACTTGGATTTGATAAGCCGAACATCATTTATGTCAAAGACTGGACGTATACTATAAACATAGACACAAAATATGTGCTATAGTATGTCTCAGAAGATACTAAAACAAAAGGACTTTTTTATGTCAGGTTTTAAACGCTATTTAAACGCTATGATGAAGAGTTTAAACAATTTCTCGTCAATCTCTACCAAACAGGAAAAACACAAACCGAACTCTGTAAAGATTACGGTATTTCTCACTCTGCACTGGCTCGTTGGATCAAGCAATACCATCAAGTCAAACTTGACGATGATACCGTTGCCGTCTTCATGCAGAATTCAAATTCGAGCATGCGATACAGACTTTGTGTCGCGTTTGACAGGTTAATCGCTCTACTTACTATGCTTATTTAAAATATAAACCTTCAAAACGGGAATTTGATAACCAAAAGTACAGAAAACTTATTCTTGAAATATATCACAAAGCCAAGAAAAGATTAGGAACACATAAAATTAGAATCATTCTTATCAGAGACTATGACATACTGAGTCAACGCCTTTAGACGTTGGCTAGTAATAGGGGTTTATAGCCCTTGTTCAAACTAACAGAAAGACTTTTTAATTTTGTATCTGGTTTAGTATTTGCTGTCGTCCATAATAGAACAGAAAGATTAGCATTTAACACGGTCTTGCACGCGATGACAAGCCTCATTACTCTGATGCTGATAGAGTTGATGATTTCAGCAAGTGTTGGTTAGAACTTCTTAATAAAATGAGTTTTTGGTAGAGTCGGTTGCTCATCAGAATTCTCTTTGCTTTCCTTTTATGAGCTATTTTGTGTTACAGTTGTCACTTTTTTTCTAACTGTACTAATGACTTTTTTCTTAGATAAGAAAGCGCTAAATTATCTGGTATGATGCTTTTTATTTTTTATAAGTCACTTGGTTTGCTTTTTTCAATATTCTTCTGTTACAATAAAATTATCTTTCTAAGAAAACTGTTATAGGGACCTTAAGTTTCCTTGATATGAAAGAATAATTAGCAATATTACTAATGTTTTTCTTTGTTAGCATTTATTTACAATGCTAGGGAGTTGTCGTTGTTGTCAGTTTTGTAACTGATTGATTGAGAAAAGGAGATTCTTCTAATGAAAAAACTGTTGTCACTTGTTCTGACATGTTTAGCTGGTTTTGTTTTGGTGGCTTGCGGATTACAAGCAAAGCAAGGTGATTCTGGAAAATCATCATCTACTAAAACAAAGGATATGACCGTTGTTAAAGTAGCTGCTCATACGAGCCCTATGACGGATATGCTTGAAGCAGTAAAGGATAATTTAGCTAAAGAAGGCTATAAGCTAGAAGTAGTCACTGTTACGGATAATATTCAAGCCAACGTTGCTTTAAAAAATAAAGAAGTGGATGCTAATTTCTTCCAACATAAACCATTTATGGAAATGTTTAATAAAGGAAACGATGCTAATCTGGTTCAAGTGCAGCCTATTTACGATGCTATTGTGGCTTTCTATGGTAAAGACCTTAAAGACATCAAGGATCTTAAGGATGGTGCAGATGTTGCCATTCCAAATGATCCAACCAATATGACCCGCGCCCTTCGCTTGTTAGCAGAACACAAGGTCATTAGCCTGCGTGATCCAAAGAGCATGTCAGTGACTGTAGAAGATATTACGGAAAATCCCAAAAATCTTATTTTTTCACCAGTTTCCTTGCTTAATTTGAATGAAGCTTACAAGGAAAAAGATATGATTTTCAACTACCCAACTTATATTGCCAAACTTCATTTGACTCCTACAAAAGATGGTGTGCTTGTTGAAGAAAGTAAGGATCACTTCTTTGCTGTGTCACTTGTTGCGCGTGAGGATAACAAAGATAGCAAAGCTGTTAAAGCTGTTCAAAAAGCGTTGACAAGCAAGGAAATCAAAACCTTTATCGAGGACAAGTTAAAAGGTCATGCTAAGGTCGCTTTCTAAAGCATACAGATAAACACTGTCAAAAACTCTTCTAGCCGTGTTTTAGAAGAGTTTTTTTTGATAGAGAGTCCTTGCTTTTTGAAAACAAGCTGCTACAATAAATAGAACTAAGACTATTGTAACGATATGAAAAGGTAAGGAGAGCCAAATGTCAATCATCAAGCACGAGCTTCCCCTTTTAGAAGTTGATAGTCATCCATCAGCCGTCATTATGCCTAATCATGAAGGACTAGCTATTCAGCTTCCAGGCAAGTGTGTCTATGCTTTCCTAGAAGACGAGGTTGAAGCTTTTGCTTTAGACCATCAGGGTAAAAAAATTGCAGAATTTATTTCAGCCACAAAGGGTTACCCTGTTTACCTGATTTCCTATAAAGGCCAAGACATTTGCCTTGCTCAGGCTCCCGTTGGCTCGGCTCCTGCTGCACAATTCATGGATTGGCTGATTGGTTACGGTGTTACAGAGATCATTAGTACAGGAACTTGTAGCGTCTTAATACCTATCGAAGAAAACCGTTTTTTAGTGCCAATCAAGGCTTTGCGAGATGAAGGGACAAGTTATCATTACGTGGCACCATCTCGTTATATTAACATGAATTCCCAGATGCTTCGACTGATTGAGAAAACGCTTTTAGCACAGGGGGTAGCTTATCAAGAGGTTATCACCTGCTCAACAGATGGTTTTTACCGAGAGACAAAAGAGAAAGTGGCTTATCGCCGCGAAGAAGGTTGTTCGGTTGTTGAGATGGAATGTGCTGCCTTAGCAGCAGTAGCTCAGCTCAGGGAGGTCCTTTGGGGACAACTCTTATTTACAGCAGGTGCTCTAGCAGATGTAGGGGGTTACGATCAACGCAACTGGGGCGCTGATTCCTTTAGCTTTGCACTTCATTTATGTTTGGAGGTGCTCACTAGGCTAGAAAAGGATGGAAAAGCTACTCATTTTTGAAACAGGAGCCCTGCTTTCTTTTCACATTTGTAGTATAATGAGGCTTGTATTGATAGCATAGAAAAGAGAGAAACAATGTCAGATTTAACACAAGAGATGACCTTAAATGTCATTAGTATTTTTGATAATTACCAAATTGAACTTGCTGAAAAAGGGCACCTTATTTTAAGCACAGAAGTGACTGAGACGGCGTTGAATTATTATGGAAATGCCCATGGCGGTTATCTATTTACCCTATGTGACCAAGTAGGTGGTTTAGTTGCTAGAACGACTGGCGTAGAATCCGTAACGTTACAAGCCAATACTAACTATTTAAAAGCAGGGCACAAGGGAGACAAATTGATGGTCGAAGGCCGGTTGGTTCATGGAGGTCGAACCACACAGCTGGTTGATGTGACTATTCATAATCAGACAGGAGCTCTCTTAACAAAAGCTAGCTTGACCATGTTTGTGACCGGCCGACGTAAGAACGAGTGATTAATAGACGGCTAAAAAGTTCTAACTCTTTGAGACTTGGGATTTTTTCTTATTGAAAGACACAAGAAAGAGGCTGTTTATCCCAGCCTCTTCCAAAACGTAGACAAACTCTATTTTTAGAAGGTGTCAATTAAAATAATTTAATGATTATGATGTCAACTAACTCTTGAAATGCTTGTTTTATGGTGTTTCAGGAGTTAGTTGTTTTTAGAAGAGCAAAAAAGATTGTCCTAAATGAACTTTTTTATGATTACTTACGGTAAAGTTTGTGATGTTGGTAAACAGGGTCAAAGGTAATATTTATGCCAAGCTTTCTAAGGACATTTTTATCTTCATTGGTTAGGGTAACGGTAGAATGGGCTTCGCTGCCTTTTAAGTTTCCGAGTTCTTTCATGGCAAGGTTGGCTTCTTCGTTATTCATAGCGGTTATGGCTAGCGCAATCAGAATTTCATTGGAATGAAGACGTGGATTTTGACTGCCTAAATGCTTAACTTTAAGCCCTTGGATGGGTTTCACATACTCTGGTTCAATCAAGTGAGTGGCTTTATCAATCTTTGCCAAGGTTTTAATGGCATTGATGATGACAGCAGCAGTTGGTCCGAAGAGTTCAGATGTTTTTCCTGTTACAATCTGCCCATTTGGTAATTGCAGAGCAAGGGCAGGTTGACCTGTTTGCTCTGCTTTTTGGCGAGCGACCACAGTGACTTGACGATCCTCAGGAGTGACACCAATATCATTCATTAAGAGTTCAATTTTTTTGACAGCAGCTTCTGAAACACGCTCTGCCTTAAAATCAACAAGCATTTGGTAATAACGGCGAATGATTTCTTGTTTGGAAGCTTCGATAGCAGCTGCTTCATTGATGATCGAGAAACCAACCATGTTAACACCCATATCGGTTGGTGAGGCATAAGGAGACTTGCTCAAAATACGCTCAAAGGTTCGATTTAAAACAGGAAAGACCTCGATGTCACGGTTGTAATTAACGGCAGTTTTGCCATACGTTTCCAAATGGAAAGGATCAATCATATTCACATCATCTAGGTCTGCCGTGGCTGCTTCATAAGCCAAGTTGACAGGGTGGTGAAGAGGAAGATTCCAGACAGGAAAAGTTTCAAATTTAGCGTAGCCAGACTTAATACCATTTATCTGATCATGATACATTTGAGACATACAAGTGGCTAATTTCCCTGAACCAGGGCCTGGTGCTGTCACAACAATAAGCTTACGGCTGGTTTTGATGTAATCATTTTTCCCCATTCCCTCAGGTGAGATAATATGATCAATATCTGTTGGGTAGCCCTTGATAGGGTAGTGTAGGTAAGATGCGATGCTATTTTTTTCGAGTTGCTTACGAAACGTATCCGCAGCTGGTTGATTGTTATACTGGGTAATCACCACTGAGCCGACATAAATGTCTAAAGTGTTGAACTTATCAATTAAGCGAAAAACTTCTTGGTCGTACGAAATCCCCAAATCTCCACGTGCCTTGGAATGCTCAATATTATTAGCATTAATGGCAATCATAATTTCGACTTGCTCTTTGAGTTCTTTGAGTAATTTAATCTTATTGTCAGGTTCATAGCCAGGAAGTACACGGGCAGCATGGTAGTCTTCTAACATTTTGCCCCCAAATT
Coding sequences within:
- a CDS encoding PTS sugar transporter subunit IIB; the protein is MRTILLACAAGMSTSLLVSKMEKAAQEKDIVAKIYAVSVAELDKELDNNTIDIVLLGPQVRYEENNMRTKLEPYGIPLAVINMQDYGMMNGGKVLDTALSLIE
- a CDS encoding MetQ/NlpA family ABC transporter substrate-binding protein, translating into MKKLLSLVLTCLAGFVLVACGLQAKQGDSGKSSSTKTKDMTVVKVAAHTSPMTDMLEAVKDNLAKEGYKLEVVTVTDNIQANVALKNKEVDANFFQHKPFMEMFNKGNDANLVQVQPIYDAIVAFYGKDLKDIKDLKDGADVAIPNDPTNMTRALRLLAEHKVISLRDPKSMSVTVEDITENPKNLIFSPVSLLNLNEAYKEKDMIFNYPTYIAKLHLTPTKDGVLVEESKDHFFAVSLVAREDNKDSKAVKAVQKALTSKEIKTFIEDKLKGHAKVAF
- a CDS encoding PTS lactose/cellobiose transporter subunit IIA: MSEEQLEIIMSLIINSGEAKSLSMEAINNAKIGHFSVADEKIASAQETLIIAHQAQTKLLSQEADGEEFSLSLLTIHSQDHLMTSMTFLDLAKEIVDLYRSK
- a CDS encoding DUF7916 family protein, translating into MVKRFLNCNTSEMLAMSAAELKQSIKASEGRIILSENVAPREPYISEFTNSEMARAFGADLILLNLVDVFEPDIAGLGNYEGNFVDRLHYLVGRPIGINLEPVDDDAEMIEEKLSISKGRQARLESIKEIEKLGFDFVCFTGNPGAGVTNKAILEAVSIAKTEFSGLIFAGKMHAAGVDEAVVDLEAVKSLVEAGADVVLAPSIGTVPGFTVGDLTSIVKVAHEAGALVMTAIGTSQESSEPETIRYMALKNKMCGVDIQHIGDSGYGGLAPVENIFTMSKAIRGQRHTLAMIGKSINR
- a CDS encoding ROK family transcriptional regulator, which encodes MLSKKQLIQSQKIVNSLYLHGPMSRADLARLLHITPATITEITAYLISKKILFEENGGLKDLKTGRKKIPLQIVADHAYFIGVEISEVKIVCCLTDSVGRVISSTVITQDSNYSFPLSETDVLKIIVDFIEVNNDYVVRAIGIAIPGHYDKTKDIILSNREIWSQFQISKIKNNIHIPVYVKNNVKCMALAKLYYDSYKDILNFVFVNLKRGIFAAYVYQGELYGDSNYLVGEVGHSVMNPNGEQCECGKAGCLQTYSSLSWIVKKSRLAYESGRTQFLSHLVDSVDDLTIEHIIQAYRMGEELIYQIIDQSVLYLAQLINNLLIFVDVETIYIHGKLFEEELIAEKLRKKLEASKSIIDADRKVKRVILPYKANFGALGASALALRQTILSK
- a CDS encoding ClbS/DfsB family four-helix bundle protein → MRTYENKEELKKEINKAFEKYISEFDNIPENLKDKRVDEVDRTPAENLSYQVGWTSLVLKWEEDEKKGLQVKTPSDEFKWNQLGELYQWFTDTYAHLSLQELKAKLNENINSIYAMIDSLSEEELFEPHMRKWADEATKTATWEVYKFIHVNTVAPFGTFRTKIRKWKKVVL
- a CDS encoding nucleoside phosphorylase; protein product: MSIIKHELPLLEVDSHPSAVIMPNHEGLAIQLPGKCVYAFLEDEVEAFALDHQGKKIAEFISATKGYPVYLISYKGQDICLAQAPVGSAPAAQFMDWLIGYGVTEIISTGTCSVLIPIEENRFLVPIKALRDEGTSYHYVAPSRYINMNSQMLRLIEKTLLAQGVAYQEVITCSTDGFYRETKEKVAYRREEGCSVVEMECAALAAVAQLREVLWGQLLFTAGALADVGGYDQRNWGADSFSFALHLCLEVLTRLEKDGKATHF
- a CDS encoding PaaI family thioesterase, which translates into the protein MSDLTQEMTLNVISIFDNYQIELAEKGHLILSTEVTETALNYYGNAHGGYLFTLCDQVGGLVARTTGVESVTLQANTNYLKAGHKGDKLMVEGRLVHGGRTTQLVDVTIHNQTGALLTKASLTMFVTGRRKNE
- a CDS encoding DUF1846 domain-containing protein, encoding MKTIAFDSNKYLNLQRDHILERISQFDGKLYMEFGGKMLEDYHAARVLPGYEPDNKIKLLKELKEQVEIMIAINANNIEHSKARGDLGISYDQEVFRLIDKFNTLDIYVGSVVITQYNNQPAADTFRKQLEKNSIASYLHYPIKGYPTDIDHIISPEGMGKNDYIKTSRKLIVVTAPGPGSGKLATCMSQMYHDQINGIKSGYAKFETFPVWNLPLHHPVNLAYEAATADLDDVNMIDPFHLETYGKTAVNYNRDIEVFPVLNRTFERILSKSPYASPTDMGVNMVGFSIINEAAAIEASKQEIIRRYYQMLVDFKAERVSEAAVKKIELLMNDIGVTPEDRQVTVVARQKAEQTGQPALALQLPNGQIVTGKTSELFGPTAAVIINAIKTLAKIDKATHLIEPEYVKPIQGLKVKHLGSQNPRLHSNEILIALAITAMNNEEANLAMKELGNLKGSEAHSTVTLTNEDKNVLRKLGINITFDPVYQHHKLYRK